The Bernardetia litoralis DSM 6794 genome includes a window with the following:
- a CDS encoding alpha/beta hydrolase — protein MNLEKDFTSQTLKLEDDYEGNVIATLISCNANTGNQKSVIYIHGYIDYFFHPHVAEKFIENGFDFYALDLRKYGRSWLSHQRENYCKSITEYFEEITIVINQIYEKNQSPIYLLGHSTGGLTASSYANFGEAKDKISGLILNSPFLDFYDSAFKKNAILATCNMLCLFYDYAYIINTLSPVYIQSIHQDFEGEWNFNLKWKYTQGFPTYFKWVLAIDEAHERLRKYSNIQVPILVMHSSASTKLSKFSEEAMQNDIVLDVEDIKERGAKLGNQVTLLEIENAMHDIFLSKESVREKALEGMFEWLLEN, from the coding sequence ATGAACTTAGAAAAAGATTTTACTAGCCAAACACTAAAATTAGAAGACGATTACGAAGGAAATGTAATTGCCACTCTTATTTCTTGTAATGCAAATACTGGAAACCAAAAAAGTGTAATTTATATTCATGGTTATATTGATTATTTTTTTCATCCTCATGTAGCTGAGAAGTTTATTGAAAACGGTTTTGATTTTTATGCACTAGACCTTCGTAAATATGGGCGTTCTTGGCTTTCTCATCAAAGAGAAAATTATTGTAAATCTATCACAGAATATTTTGAGGAAATAACGATTGTTATTAATCAAATTTATGAAAAAAATCAATCTCCAATTTATCTTTTAGGGCATTCAACGGGAGGTCTGACAGCTTCTAGTTATGCTAATTTTGGAGAAGCAAAAGATAAAATAAGTGGGCTTATCTTGAACTCCCCTTTTTTAGATTTCTATGATTCGGCATTTAAAAAGAATGCAATTTTAGCTACTTGTAATATGCTTTGTCTTTTTTATGATTATGCTTATATAATAAATACACTTTCTCCTGTTTACATACAAAGTATTCATCAAGATTTTGAAGGAGAATGGAATTTTAATTTGAAATGGAAATATACACAAGGGTTTCCAACTTATTTTAAATGGGTTTTGGCGATTGATGAAGCACATGAAAGACTAAGAAAATACTCAAATATTCAAGTTCCAATTTTGGTAATGCACTCTTCAGCTTCTACCAAATTATCTAAGTTTTCAGAAGAAGCAATGCAAAATGATATTGTTTTGGATGTAGAAGACATAAAAGAACGAGGTGCAAAACTAGGAAATCAAGTTACTTTGTTGGAAATAGAAAATGCAATGCATGATATATTTTTATCAAAAGAAAGTGTAAGAGAAAAAGCCCTTGAAGGAATGTTTGAATGGCTTTTAGAGAATTAG
- the gcvH gene encoding glycine cleavage system protein GcvH: MTFPEELKYTKEHEWIRLEGDIATVGITEFAQSELGDIVYVDITTEGDEVEAGEVFGSVEAVKTVSDLYMPITGTVTEVNPDLEDSPETVNSDPYTGGWMIKIKVNNVADFAELMSAADYTTLVG; encoded by the coding sequence ATGACTTTTCCAGAAGAATTAAAGTACACAAAAGAACACGAATGGATTCGCTTAGAAGGCGATATTGCAACTGTTGGAATTACAGAATTTGCTCAATCTGAACTTGGCGATATTGTTTATGTAGATATTACAACAGAAGGCGATGAAGTAGAAGCAGGTGAAGTTTTTGGCTCTGTTGAAGCTGTAAAAACGGTTTCTGATTTGTATATGCCAATCACAGGAACTGTAACTGAGGTAAATCCAGATTTAGAAGATTCTCCAGAAACAGTAAATTCTGACCCTTATACAGGGGGCTGGATGATAAAAATTAAAGTAAATAATGTTGCTGATTTTGCTGAATTGATGTCTGCTGCTGATTATACAACTTTGGTTGGTTAA
- a CDS encoding M1 family metallopeptidase: MKKIIYLLSISIIAILFVLQSNLAYSQHAKMQFSHQDSLRGALRKERAYDVKYYDLNLKIDIENQSISGYNKITFQNIDLDSVLQLDLFENFEIDSIIYHNQSSTQTLQNRREGNVIWVEFPAKIRNNIKISKENKTNEIISVFYHGKPQNAVNPPWDGGFTWEKIANEKPWITVSCQGLGASSWFPLKDHLSDEPDSVRMYFEVPKDLFCVSNGDLIFINKNTIDKNYVGYEWKTSYPISSYNMTLNIGDYVHFEDKFISKKSKNKEALKLDYYVIKGNEKEAKPYFEDQVKKMLEAFEWCFGNYPFEKDGYALVETPYWGMEHQSCVAYGNHYNLNSFGFDFIIIHESGHEFFGNSISANDNAELWIHESFTTYSEALFVEYFQGKEKAIDYLLTQKPKIMNKDVILAPLDVNYNNWLGSDMYYKGSWMLHSLRSVIADDDLWFATVKDFYQKNKHSHLNTKQVIEFFNQRTNKNLTSIFNFYLTNKEIPVLEYEILEEGNKLFVSYKWKNNEDKNTDFEMPVEVFLNGNNKGLILNATTAIQKLDISNKISKKDRKKIELEINKRKYLATILKK; this comes from the coding sequence ATGAAAAAAATAATTTATTTATTATCAATATCAATAATTGCAATATTATTTGTTTTGCAAAGTAACTTGGCTTATTCTCAACATGCAAAGATGCAATTTTCTCATCAAGATTCTTTGCGTGGTGCATTGCGAAAAGAACGAGCTTATGATGTAAAATATTACGATTTGAATTTGAAAATTGATATTGAAAATCAATCTATTTCAGGTTATAATAAAATAACATTTCAAAATATTGATTTAGATTCGGTTTTACAATTAGATTTATTTGAGAATTTTGAGATTGATTCTATCATTTATCACAATCAAAGTTCGACTCAAACACTACAAAATAGAAGAGAAGGAAATGTAATTTGGGTAGAATTTCCTGCCAAAATTAGAAATAATATAAAGATTTCCAAAGAAAATAAAACGAACGAAATAATAAGTGTTTTTTATCATGGAAAACCTCAAAATGCTGTCAATCCTCCTTGGGATGGTGGTTTTACATGGGAAAAAATAGCAAATGAAAAACCTTGGATTACAGTTAGTTGTCAAGGTTTGGGAGCGAGTAGTTGGTTTCCTTTGAAAGACCATTTGAGCGATGAGCCTGACAGTGTTCGTATGTATTTTGAAGTGCCAAAAGACTTGTTTTGTGTTTCGAATGGAGATTTAATTTTTATTAATAAAAATACAATAGATAAAAATTATGTTGGCTACGAATGGAAAACTTCCTATCCAATTTCTTCTTATAATATGACTTTGAATATTGGCGATTATGTTCATTTTGAAGATAAATTTATATCCAAAAAATCAAAAAATAAAGAGGCTTTGAAATTAGATTATTATGTGATAAAAGGAAATGAAAAAGAGGCAAAACCCTACTTTGAAGACCAAGTAAAAAAAATGTTAGAGGCTTTTGAATGGTGTTTTGGAAATTATCCTTTTGAAAAAGACGGTTATGCGCTTGTAGAAACGCCTTATTGGGGAATGGAACATCAATCTTGTGTGGCGTATGGAAATCATTACAACCTAAATTCTTTTGGTTTTGATTTTATAATTATTCACGAATCAGGACACGAGTTTTTTGGGAATAGTATCAGTGCAAATGATAATGCAGAGCTTTGGATTCATGAATCTTTTACTACTTATTCAGAAGCTCTTTTTGTAGAATATTTTCAAGGAAAAGAAAAGGCAATTGATTATTTATTGACACAAAAACCAAAAATTATGAATAAAGACGTAATTCTTGCGCCTTTGGATGTCAATTATAATAATTGGTTGGGTTCAGATATGTATTACAAAGGAAGTTGGATGTTACATTCTTTGCGTTCTGTGATTGCTGATGATGATTTATGGTTTGCAACAGTCAAAGATTTTTATCAAAAAAATAAGCATTCGCATCTAAATACCAAACAAGTTATTGAATTTTTTAATCAAAGAACAAATAAAAATCTAACTTCTATTTTTAATTTTTATCTAACAAATAAAGAAATTCCTGTTTTGGAATATGAGATTTTGGAGGAAGGCAATAAATTATTTGTATCTTATAAATGGAAAAATAACGAAGACAAAAATACTGATTTTGAAATGCCTGTTGAAGTTTTCTTGAATGGAAATAATAAAGGATTAATTTTGAATGCCACAACAGCAATTCAGAAATTAGATATTTCTAATAAAATCAGTAAAAAAGATAGAAAAAAAATAGAATTGGAAATAAATAAAAGAAAATACTTAGCTACTATTCTGAAAAAATAA
- a CDS encoding 4'-phosphopantetheinyl transferase family protein — MPLKILEKSENHLVALWQISENSQFFETQLPKEDLDYINSNYSDKSTNEKLQAKQKEKKLERLAVRLLVKNLAEQMRFDYTFLKKTKTGKPFLAKKEGNKNLKLSISHDFPFCAAIIDKTNEVGIDIQSLTPKISRVFHRVMSQEEQSIAQNLKQQTLFWSSKEALYKYADIEGLFFKEDLNVKSITDYEKTQLFGRVKNDLISYEWLPLFHHYFENEEKEFVVVWL; from the coding sequence ATGCCTTTAAAAATTTTAGAAAAATCCGAAAATCATCTAGTTGCTCTTTGGCAAATTAGCGAAAATAGTCAGTTTTTTGAAACTCAATTACCAAAAGAAGATTTAGATTATATCAATAGCAACTATTCTGATAAAAGTACAAATGAAAAATTACAAGCCAAGCAAAAAGAGAAAAAACTAGAACGTTTGGCTGTTCGCCTTTTGGTCAAAAATTTAGCAGAACAAATGAGATTTGATTATACTTTTTTGAAAAAGACAAAAACAGGAAAACCATTTTTAGCAAAAAAAGAAGGTAATAAAAACTTAAAACTTTCCATTTCTCATGATTTTCCTTTTTGTGCTGCCATCATCGACAAAACCAATGAAGTAGGCATTGATATTCAATCCCTTACACCAAAAATCAGCCGAGTTTTTCATCGTGTAATGAGCCAAGAAGAACAATCAATAGCACAAAATTTGAAACAACAAACTCTTTTTTGGTCTTCCAAAGAAGCACTTTATAAATATGCAGATATTGAAGGACTTTTTTTTAAAGAAGATTTGAATGTTAAGTCAATTACGGATTATGAAAAAACTCAACTTTTTGGAAGAGTTAAAAATGATTTGATTTCTTATGAATGGCTGCCTTTATTTCATCATTATTTTGAAAATGAAGAAAAAGAATTTGTGGTTGTTTGGTTATAA
- a CDS encoding pseudouridine synthase — MRYFIIYKPYGMICQFSKEGDKQTLADLDFKFPKDVYPLGRLDTDSEGLLILTNDKKLNHKLLNPSFKHERTYYVQVDGQIHKEALKQLEEGVVIRIKKKDYFTSPAKAESIDEPTLPPRNPPVRYRATIPTSWISLTLTEGKNRQVRHMTAAVKFPTLRLVRYAIEDIQLGEMQSGDIVELSGTELYTKLGMKLRE; from the coding sequence ATGCGTTATTTCATTATTTACAAACCTTACGGAATGATTTGTCAGTTTTCAAAAGAAGGCGACAAACAAACTCTTGCCGATTTAGATTTTAAGTTTCCAAAAGATGTTTATCCACTTGGCAGACTAGACACTGATAGTGAAGGATTATTGATTCTGACTAATGATAAAAAGCTAAATCATAAATTATTAAACCCTAGTTTCAAACACGAACGCACTTATTATGTGCAAGTTGATGGACAAATTCATAAGGAAGCCCTAAAACAACTGGAAGAAGGTGTAGTAATTCGTATCAAGAAAAAAGATTATTTTACAAGTCCTGCAAAGGCAGAATCTATTGATGAGCCGACACTTCCACCACGTAATCCTCCTGTTCGTTATCGTGCTACAATTCCTACTTCTTGGATTTCTCTCACACTGACAGAAGGAAAAAACAGACAAGTAAGACACATGACAGCAGCCGTAAAATTTCCAACTTTGCGCTTGGTGCGTTATGCAATTGAAGATATTCAACTTGGGGAAATGCAATCTGGAGATATTGTGGAGCTTTCTGGAACAGAACTTTATACAAAATTAGGAATGAAACTGAGAGAATAA
- a CDS encoding alpha-ketoacid dehydrogenase subunit alpha/beta produces the protein MQTKETLKESTPQNTNQNTSFEPQEVLKYYRIGWESRNASLLGRKEVFAGKAKFGIFGDGKEVPQIAMAKAFQKGDFRSGYYRDQTFMLALEEITLEQYFAQLYAHTDLEADPASAGRQMNGHFATRSLDENGNWKNLTEQYNSSADISPTAGQMPRLVGLASASKTYRQNAEILSEYTNFSKNGNEIAFGTIGDASTSEGLFWEAMNAMGVLQVPVIMSVWDDGYGISVPKKYQTTKESISEALAGFQRTETQKGYEIVKVKGWDYPELCRVYAKAAHLCRTEHQPILIHVEEVTQPQGHSTSGSHTRYKPAERLEFEKEFDCLVQMRKWILEEGIAIDEELDKIEKDSFVRARDARNYAWKIFNEDMKSDQDDALFLLEKGANQSSNIAVKNELLEIHSTLKNTLNAMRLDTIKAVKAALRILKNELENPVRIDLKLFLERTKEENHDRYNSHLYSETELSALKVEEIKPIYSDESPVVDGREVLQSCFINAFENNPLVVAFGEDVGKIGDVNQAFAGLQEQFGESRITDTGIREATIMGQGIGMAMRGLRPIAEIQYLDYLLYGLQILSDDLACLRYRTKAGQKAPLIIRTRGHRLEGVWHAGSPIGTILGALRGIYVLVPRDMTQAAGFYNTMLKSDDPALIIECLNGYRLKEKTPDNVGEFTVPLGVPEILREGSDITVVTYGSMCRIVMDSAEQLEKLGVNIEVIDVQTLLPFDRHHAIVESIKKTNRVIFADEDVSGGGTAYMMQKVLDEQNAYQFLDSKPICISAQDHRPAYATDGDYFSKPNPEDITEVAYNLMNEFNPEQFPELY, from the coding sequence ATGCAGACAAAAGAAACGCTAAAAGAATCTACTCCTCAGAATACAAATCAAAATACAAGTTTTGAGCCTCAAGAAGTCTTAAAGTATTATCGAATTGGTTGGGAAAGTCGAAATGCCAGTTTGTTAGGACGAAAGGAAGTTTTTGCAGGAAAAGCCAAATTCGGAATTTTTGGAGATGGAAAAGAAGTTCCTCAGATTGCAATGGCAAAAGCGTTTCAGAAGGGTGATTTTCGTTCGGGATATTACCGAGACCAAACCTTTATGTTGGCTTTAGAAGAGATAACTTTAGAACAATATTTTGCGCAACTTTATGCACACACTGACCTAGAAGCCGACCCAGCTTCAGCAGGAAGACAAATGAACGGACACTTTGCAACTCGTTCATTAGATGAAAATGGAAATTGGAAAAACTTAACAGAACAATATAATTCTAGTGCAGATATTTCGCCAACAGCAGGACAAATGCCTCGTTTGGTAGGTTTAGCTTCAGCTTCAAAAACATATCGTCAAAATGCTGAAATTTTATCAGAATATACTAATTTTTCTAAAAATGGAAATGAAATTGCCTTTGGTACAATTGGCGATGCTTCTACTTCAGAAGGTCTTTTTTGGGAAGCGATGAATGCCATGGGCGTTTTGCAAGTTCCTGTAATTATGTCGGTTTGGGATGATGGATATGGAATTTCTGTTCCTAAAAAATACCAAACTACAAAAGAAAGTATTTCAGAAGCACTAGCTGGTTTTCAACGAACTGAAACTCAAAAAGGCTACGAAATTGTTAAAGTAAAAGGATGGGATTATCCAGAATTATGTAGAGTTTATGCAAAAGCAGCACATCTTTGCCGAACTGAACACCAGCCAATTTTGATTCATGTAGAAGAAGTAACGCAGCCACAAGGACATTCTACTTCGGGTTCGCATACTCGTTATAAGCCAGCAGAACGTTTAGAATTTGAAAAAGAATTTGATTGTTTGGTACAAATGCGTAAGTGGATTTTGGAAGAAGGAATTGCAATAGACGAAGAATTAGATAAAATAGAAAAGGACTCTTTTGTTAGAGCTAGAGATGCTAGAAATTATGCTTGGAAAATCTTCAATGAAGATATGAAAAGTGACCAAGATGATGCTTTATTTTTATTAGAAAAAGGTGCAAATCAATCTTCAAATATTGCTGTAAAAAATGAATTACTAGAAATTCATTCTACCTTAAAAAATACACTTAATGCAATGCGTCTTGATACAATCAAAGCTGTAAAAGCTGCATTAAGAATATTAAAAAATGAACTAGAAAACCCTGTTCGTATAGATTTAAAATTATTTTTAGAAAGAACAAAAGAAGAAAATCACGACCGTTATAATTCTCATCTGTATTCAGAAACTGAATTATCGGCCTTAAAAGTAGAGGAAATAAAACCTATTTATTCGGATGAAAGTCCAGTTGTTGATGGTAGAGAAGTTTTGCAATCTTGTTTTATAAATGCTTTTGAAAATAATCCTTTAGTTGTTGCTTTTGGAGAAGATGTAGGAAAAATTGGTGATGTAAATCAAGCCTTTGCAGGTCTTCAAGAACAGTTTGGAGAAAGTAGAATTACAGATACAGGAATTCGTGAAGCTACTATTATGGGGCAAGGAATTGGAATGGCAATGCGAGGATTGCGTCCGATTGCAGAAATTCAATATTTAGATTATTTATTATATGGCTTACAAATTTTGTCTGATGATTTGGCTTGTTTGCGTTACAGAACCAAAGCAGGACAAAAAGCACCATTGATTATTCGTACTCGTGGACACCGTTTGGAAGGTGTTTGGCACGCAGGTTCGCCTATAGGAACTATTTTGGGTGCGCTTCGTGGAATTTATGTTTTAGTTCCAAGAGATATGACACAAGCAGCAGGTTTTTATAATACAATGCTCAAATCTGATGACCCAGCACTTATTATTGAATGTTTGAATGGCTACCGTTTGAAGGAAAAAACACCTGATAATGTGGGTGAGTTTACTGTTCCTTTGGGAGTTCCTGAGATTTTGAGAGAAGGCAGTGATATTACGGTTGTTACCTATGGTTCTATGTGCAGAATTGTGATGGATTCGGCAGAACAATTAGAAAAATTAGGTGTAAATATTGAGGTAATTGATGTTCAAACCTTATTACCTTTTGACCGTCATCATGCAATTGTGGAATCTATCAAAAAGACCAACCGTGTTATTTTTGCTGATGAAGATGTATCAGGTGGAGGCACAGCTTATATGATGCAAAAAGTTTTGGACGAGCAAAATGCGTATCAATTCTTAGACTCAAAACCTATTTGTATCTCAGCACAAGACCACCGTCCTGCCTACGCAACCGATGGAGATTATTTTTCTAAGCCAAATCCAGAAGATATTACAGAAGTTGCTTATAATTTAATGAATGAATTTAATCCAGAGCAGTTTCCTGAATTGTATTAA
- a CDS encoding tetratricopeptide repeat protein: MNHFKFSFSKNKIQLIKLPLIIIGIINLFIIFPSYAQSNQKTTLDSLLKVIKNDISIKDKVNTYNLIANEYIPNDSLEIIKYTEQAINLAKKNNYYEGIVSAYYLRGGFYRKVRNIELAKKNYEQALSIAVENHFEEQQGDIFYQMAGILKRETKHEQAIESYKNAIQKFQKIDNKLKMGDANYQLGVLYFGKGMYDETIKTWEEALQNKKIINDKLGIATVYNAFGVLYDRLNQYDKVLFFYQKSLEIKKEIGDLKGMAKTYNNLGKVSQDKGITLKALEYYQKSLDIKKELDDKEGMSHTYHNIALIHKAQNSYDLAMGYMQKAIEINEKLDEKGSISYLYSSLGDLYEIKQEYDTALTYYRKALKIREQLQDKSNIASSYQDFASVYLVLKKYEEAISFIKKSIDIRQKLGEQAHLAQSYLVLGSIKYQQGDYKEVIKYLNNAIELAQKAEDPVVIQESAGILALAHQKSGNYKEAYQNQLLLKQMTDSLSNDENTKRITRLESEYEFKQVEDSLQKTNILQANQLEKEEIKNRSQRNFNILISATLFIVLILAFFIYRSQQKQKNLNTQLNEQKEALSLRGKELVEVNNELSTLNEELNQTQEEIIAQRDSIESQNILLEEQHQEIKYSIRAAQTIQNAILPLEEQMKQKLNDYFLIYRPRDVVSGDFYWLGSIGKTRIIGALDCTGHGVQGAFMSMIGFTILNKIVNTNKITKPEQILERLRKEIQQALRQKQTNQNNGMDAVIVTLEELDNNQTQVTFAGAKRPLWYIKNQETEIKEVKGSRISIGINYKDDRKITSETLVLPSGSLLYFGSDGLVDQNNMKREKLGTTKLKELLSQNALLPLNEQKEAIENALDEHMKDTKQRDDILWMGIKV; this comes from the coding sequence ATGAATCATTTTAAATTCTCTTTTTCTAAAAATAAAATTCAACTAATAAAATTACCTCTAATCATTATTGGCATAATAAATTTATTTATTATATTCCCTTCTTATGCACAATCAAACCAAAAAACTACCTTAGATTCATTATTAAAAGTAATAAAAAATGATATTTCCATAAAAGATAAGGTAAATACATACAATTTGATTGCTAATGAATATATTCCAAATGACTCTTTAGAAATTATAAAATATACTGAGCAAGCAATAAATTTAGCCAAAAAAAATAACTATTATGAAGGAATAGTAAGTGCATATTATCTACGAGGAGGTTTTTATAGAAAAGTGAGAAATATAGAATTAGCTAAAAAAAATTATGAGCAAGCTCTTTCTATTGCTGTAGAAAATCATTTTGAAGAACAACAAGGTGACATTTTTTATCAGATGGCTGGCATACTAAAAAGAGAAACCAAACATGAACAAGCCATAGAAAGTTATAAAAACGCAATCCAAAAATTTCAAAAAATAGATAATAAGCTCAAAATGGGAGATGCTAATTATCAATTAGGAGTATTATATTTTGGAAAAGGAATGTATGATGAAACCATCAAAACATGGGAAGAAGCATTACAAAACAAAAAAATTATTAATGATAAATTAGGTATTGCAACTGTGTATAATGCCTTTGGAGTTTTGTATGACCGTCTCAATCAGTATGATAAAGTATTATTTTTCTATCAAAAATCATTAGAAATTAAAAAAGAAATAGGCGATTTGAAGGGAATGGCAAAAACATACAACAATCTAGGAAAAGTATCACAAGATAAAGGCATTACACTGAAAGCTCTAGAATATTATCAAAAATCATTAGACATCAAGAAAGAACTAGATGACAAAGAAGGTATGAGTCATACTTATCATAATATAGCATTGATACATAAAGCTCAAAATTCATATGATTTAGCAATGGGGTATATGCAAAAAGCAATAGAAATAAATGAAAAATTAGATGAAAAAGGTAGCATAAGTTATCTGTATAGTAGCTTAGGAGATTTGTATGAAATAAAACAAGAATATGATACAGCATTAACATATTACAGAAAAGCTCTAAAAATTAGAGAACAGTTACAGGATAAGAGTAATATTGCATCATCTTACCAAGATTTTGCTTCAGTATATTTAGTACTCAAAAAATATGAAGAGGCTATATCATTTATAAAAAAATCTATTGATATCAGACAAAAACTAGGAGAACAAGCACACTTAGCTCAATCTTATTTAGTTTTAGGTAGTATAAAATACCAACAAGGTGATTATAAAGAGGTAATAAAGTACTTGAACAATGCTATAGAATTAGCTCAGAAAGCAGAAGACCCAGTGGTTATTCAGGAAAGTGCTGGAATTTTAGCTCTAGCACATCAAAAATCAGGAAACTACAAAGAAGCCTACCAAAATCAGCTACTACTAAAACAAATGACAGATAGTCTTTCTAATGATGAAAACACAAAAAGAATTACACGATTAGAATCTGAATATGAATTCAAACAAGTAGAAGATTCACTTCAAAAAACAAATATTTTACAAGCAAATCAATTAGAAAAAGAAGAAATTAAAAATCGTTCTCAGCGTAATTTTAATATCCTTATTTCGGCTACATTATTTATTGTTTTGATACTGGCATTTTTTATATATCGTAGCCAACAAAAACAAAAAAACTTGAATACACAACTCAATGAACAGAAAGAAGCATTATCACTAAGAGGAAAAGAATTAGTAGAAGTAAATAATGAATTAAGCACTTTGAATGAAGAACTTAATCAAACTCAAGAAGAAATTATTGCTCAACGTGATTCTATTGAATCTCAAAATATTCTGTTAGAAGAACAACATCAAGAAATTAAATATAGCATTCGGGCTGCACAAACAATACAAAACGCAATTCTGCCATTAGAAGAACAAATGAAGCAAAAATTAAATGATTATTTTTTAATTTATCGTCCTCGTGATGTAGTTTCTGGAGATTTTTATTGGCTAGGTAGTATTGGAAAAACACGAATTATTGGCGCATTAGATTGTACAGGACACGGAGTACAAGGTGCTTTTATGAGCATGATTGGATTTACAATCTTAAATAAAATTGTTAATACAAATAAAATCACAAAACCAGAACAAATACTAGAAAGACTTAGAAAAGAAATCCAACAAGCTCTACGACAAAAACAAACAAACCAAAACAATGGTATGGATGCTGTAATAGTTACATTAGAAGAATTGGATAATAATCAAACTCAAGTAACTTTTGCAGGAGCAAAACGTCCATTATGGTACATAAAAAATCAAGAAACAGAAATAAAAGAAGTAAAAGGTAGCAGAATATCAATAGGAATAAACTATAAAGATGATAGAAAAATAACTTCAGAAACATTAGTATTACCTTCAGGTAGTTTATTATATTTTGGTTCAGATGGACTTGTTGATCAAAATAATATGAAACGAGAAAAACTAGGAACAACTAAACTAAAAGAACTTTTATCACAAAATGCTCTACTACCTCTAAACGAACAAAAAGAAGCAATAGAAAATGCACTTGATGAACACATGAAAGATACAAAACAACGTGATGATATTCTTTGGATGGGAATAAAAGTTTAA